A region from the Xanthocytophaga agilis genome encodes:
- a CDS encoding SDR family oxidoreductase yields the protein MQKSIFITGASTGLGKETAKLFQSKGWNVIATMRTPENETELSKLENVTVLKLDVTDPIQIQEVVNQVIAKQSVDVVLNNAGYGLIGPLEALNDGQIIRQINTNLLGVIRVCKAFTPYFRRKRTGSFINVTSMFGLIGYPTCSIYAATKFAVDGFSECMAYDLAHFGVKVKIIAPGGIQTEFTGRSMDGGQDEAYQELVEKVSKGYSAEKVSQFSTPESIANTIYEAATDDKNQLRYIAGSDAIALYEERLAMGAEAQYRKIQTMFM from the coding sequence ATGCAAAAGTCTATCTTCATTACCGGAGCTTCCACAGGCTTAGGAAAAGAAACTGCAAAATTATTTCAGTCGAAAGGGTGGAATGTAATTGCTACTATGCGTACTCCTGAAAACGAAACAGAACTGTCAAAGCTTGAGAATGTTACTGTTCTGAAGCTGGATGTAACAGATCCCATACAAATTCAGGAAGTAGTAAATCAAGTAATTGCCAAACAGTCTGTAGATGTAGTGCTTAACAACGCGGGGTACGGGCTGATTGGCCCATTGGAAGCATTGAATGATGGACAGATTATCCGGCAGATCAATACAAACCTTTTGGGTGTAATCAGAGTATGCAAAGCATTTACGCCGTACTTTCGCAGAAAGAGGACGGGAAGCTTTATCAATGTAACTTCCATGTTCGGGTTGATTGGGTATCCAACTTGTTCGATTTATGCTGCTACCAAATTTGCTGTAGATGGCTTTTCAGAATGTATGGCATATGACCTGGCTCACTTTGGTGTAAAAGTAAAGATTATAGCTCCAGGTGGTATACAAACTGAATTTACAGGACGTTCCATGGATGGGGGACAAGATGAAGCCTACCAGGAATTAGTAGAAAAGGTAAGTAAAGGATATAGTGCGGAAAAGGTAAGTCAGTTTTCAACTCCTGAAAGTATTGCAAATACTATCTATGAAGCAGCAACAGACGATAAAAATCAATTACGCTATATTGCAGGATCTGATGCTA
- a CDS encoding DUF4291 domain-containing protein, protein MPSTYEIRADFDSQSIVVYQAYPEQIALAAIKNQTFEAPFSFTRMTWIKPSFLWLMERSNWAQKSGQEHILAIRISRAGWEKALQEGVLTSPEKRVYSDGQIWRELFEQAKVHIQWDPERSLRGQKLDYSSIQVGISRYLIEEFVREWILEIKDYTPLTRKVHNLCKAGKYEQAKRFLPSEKRYELSDKLKKQIGAS, encoded by the coding sequence ATGCCATCTACATATGAAATAAGGGCAGATTTTGATTCCCAAAGTATTGTTGTTTATCAGGCTTATCCTGAACAGATTGCTCTTGCTGCTATCAAAAACCAAACTTTTGAAGCACCGTTTTCCTTCACCCGTATGACTTGGATCAAACCTTCCTTTCTCTGGTTGATGGAAAGAAGTAACTGGGCTCAAAAGTCTGGGCAGGAACACATATTAGCTATTCGCATAAGTCGGGCTGGGTGGGAAAAGGCTTTACAAGAAGGAGTATTGACATCCCCTGAAAAGAGAGTCTATTCAGATGGACAAATCTGGCGTGAGTTATTTGAACAGGCAAAGGTGCATATTCAGTGGGATCCGGAAAGAAGCCTGAGAGGACAAAAATTAGATTATAGTAGTATTCAAGTTGGTATAAGTCGATATCTGATAGAAGAATTTGTAAGAGAATGGATACTGGAGATCAAGGATTATACACCTCTGACCAGAAAGGTTCATAACTTATGTAAGGCTGGTAAGTATGAACAGGCTAAGCGGTTTCTTCCATCTGAGAAACGATATGAACTGTCTGATAAGTTAAAAAAGCAGATTGGCGCTAGCTAA
- a CDS encoding Ig-like domain-containing protein, giving the protein MKKRLFFLSFLLLSLLLTVNTFATHLRAGQITAVRDPSNLSTPTYIFTLTLYRDTQGVDQPEATIGIVPILANGQRGNNPVFLRADANTPRRTVGVNIEEITYTFNYTFPGSGSYVIYFQEQNRNAEIVNMNNSVNTPFYVETMLNLVPTIGNNSTPQLLNPPIDNAKVGQKFTHNPTAFDPDGDSLAYRMVIPRQSTTLSVNGYQSPETVGPPLGIPEAGSGSPTFVINPLTGDIIWDAPGVYGIGTKGYANYGIAFVVEEWRKTAVGYIKIGEIVRDMQITVREQPNKRPELIIPKDTCIVAGTVLKAIIRATDPDQNQSIRISSESAIFSTSTALFPNQPAATLDPPNHPPKVRDQYQYQGNPAQSNFEWKTVCEQVRAQPYDVVFKAEDNAPVPNQLTDTKTWRVTIVNQPPTNVQAHADGQSIKISWDAYTCSSRGVLYIWRKEGCETGVIPAYTIGAPANYTLIGRASLTTTSFLDELVKPGTSYQYLVSSSIDNRLHSLSTDPSCTSLLLKPGTPTTQITSPASNDTIAPSSSLTIQANATDTDGSIAKVEFFTFRTKIGEALTAPFSITWADVKEGTYPIFTRVTDNEGNINLSDEIIVTVKDIVNATEPHIKRKLITYPNPFLDEIFIQYNYPIESISLINQLGVEQRISYEVVGNQSYLVRTNALPTGIYLLKIQDKNGQQLVQKIIH; this is encoded by the coding sequence ATGAAGAAACGTTTATTCTTTTTATCATTTCTCTTATTATCACTACTTCTTACTGTAAATACATTTGCAACTCACTTGCGTGCGGGACAAATTACAGCAGTACGGGATCCAAGCAATCTAAGTACTCCTACATATATCTTCACGCTAACTCTTTACAGAGATACACAGGGTGTTGACCAACCTGAAGCCACCATAGGCATTGTGCCTATTCTTGCCAATGGACAAAGAGGTAATAATCCTGTATTCCTTAGAGCCGATGCCAATACCCCTCGTCGGACTGTAGGGGTAAATATTGAAGAAATTACCTATACCTTCAATTATACTTTCCCAGGTTCAGGCTCCTATGTCATTTACTTCCAGGAGCAGAACAGAAACGCGGAAATTGTGAATATGAATAATTCAGTTAACACGCCTTTTTATGTAGAGACCATGCTCAATCTTGTTCCAACCATTGGGAACAATAGTACCCCTCAACTACTCAACCCTCCTATCGACAATGCAAAAGTAGGTCAAAAATTTACTCACAATCCCACTGCCTTTGATCCCGATGGCGATAGTCTCGCTTACCGAATGGTGATTCCCAGACAAAGTACTACTCTGTCAGTGAATGGCTATCAATCTCCAGAAACAGTTGGACCGCCATTGGGAATTCCAGAAGCAGGCTCTGGCTCGCCTACTTTTGTAATCAACCCTCTTACTGGAGATATCATCTGGGATGCTCCTGGTGTCTATGGTATTGGAACAAAAGGCTATGCAAATTATGGTATTGCCTTTGTAGTTGAAGAATGGCGAAAAACTGCTGTCGGTTACATCAAAATCGGAGAGATTGTCCGTGATATGCAGATTACTGTCAGAGAGCAACCCAACAAACGACCTGAACTGATTATTCCCAAAGATACCTGTATTGTCGCCGGTACAGTGCTCAAAGCCATCATTCGGGCCACCGATCCGGATCAAAATCAATCCATTCGCATTTCTTCCGAATCGGCTATTTTCTCTACTTCCACTGCCTTGTTCCCTAATCAGCCAGCCGCTACACTCGATCCACCCAACCATCCACCCAAAGTCAGAGACCAGTATCAGTATCAGGGAAATCCGGCCCAAAGCAATTTTGAGTGGAAAACCGTTTGTGAACAGGTGCGGGCTCAACCCTATGATGTGGTTTTCAAAGCAGAAGACAATGCTCCGGTTCCCAACCAGCTGACCGATACCAAAACCTGGCGTGTTACGATTGTAAACCAACCACCCACAAATGTACAAGCTCATGCAGATGGCCAATCTATAAAAATAAGTTGGGATGCTTATACATGCAGTTCAAGAGGGGTATTATATATATGGAGAAAAGAAGGTTGTGAAACGGGAGTTATTCCTGCTTATACCATAGGTGCTCCGGCAAATTATACTTTAATAGGAAGAGCAAGCTTGACGACAACCTCCTTTTTGGATGAATTGGTAAAGCCAGGAACCTCCTATCAATATCTTGTATCTAGTAGTATAGACAACCGACTTCATTCATTAAGTACAGATCCGTCCTGCACAAGTTTACTATTAAAACCAGGTACACCAACTACACAGATTACTTCACCTGCTTCGAATGATACAATAGCGCCCTCTTCATCTCTTACAATTCAGGCCAATGCCACAGATACAGACGGCAGTATTGCTAAAGTCGAGTTTTTTACTTTCAGAACCAAAATAGGGGAAGCTCTTACAGCTCCGTTTTCTATAACATGGGCTGATGTAAAGGAAGGTACTTATCCAATTTTCACGAGAGTAACAGACAATGAAGGTAATATCAATCTGTCAGATGAAATTATAGTAACTGTAAAAGATATAGTCAATGCAACAGAACCCCATATTAAAAGAAAGCTGATTACTTACCCCAATCCATTTTTGGATGAGATTTTCATTCAATACAATTATCCAATAGAAAGCATCTCGTTGATAAATCAATTGGGTGTAGAACAGCGTATTTCTTATGAGGTAGTAGGTAATCAAAGCTATTTAGTGAGAACCAATGCTTTACCAACTGGAATCTATCTCCTCAAAATTCAGGATAAG